The genomic region CCACGCTGCTTCCCATGGTGTAGCTCGTCACCCACGGGCCGCCCGCCTTGTTCTTGGTCTTGACGGTGCCGGCGAGGCTGTGGCTCGGGTCGAGGTCGAGCTCGACGGTGGCGTTTTTGTGGGTGCCGGAATCCATCGGGTGGCAGAAGCCGCAGCCGTATTTAGGGAAGCCGTCCTTGTACTCGATCCCGTAGATCCACGAGGTGTCGATGAAGTCGCCGGCGGAGAGCTTCTTGCCCGCGAGGAACAGTTCGGCGTCGGTGTGGAACTTGTGCGCCCCGATCAGCTCCTTGTTGATGCAGGTCGGGTCGCTCGGGTTGCAGGCGGTGACCGAGGAGTGGCAGCCGAGGCAGTCGTCGACGGTAACCTCTACCTTGCCGTTGAGGTGCTTGCTCTTGTCGACGAAGGCGACGTTGGACTGAGCCACGTGGTTGTGGCAGGCGGAGCAGTTCGTGCTGGCCGAGTGCGGGTATGCCGGCGGGTTCATGTGGCACTTGGCGCAGCCGGTGCCGCCTAAGTAGGCAGGGTCGTTCCAGGAGGGGCTGGAGCCGGTCCCCTGGGCCGTGCCGTCGGAGGTTTTCCTGATCCCGGCGTGGCAGTAGGTGTTGTTGCAGGTGCGGGTCGCCGGCACGTACTCGGGGACCATGGCAGCGCCTTCCACCCCGCCTGCATAGCTCGGGTGGGTGGCGGTGGAGCCCCAGGTAAGCGTGGCGGGGAGGCCGTCCATGTGCCCTGCCGCATCGACCGTGGCCGGAACCGCATGGCACTGGTCGCAGGTGATCGGGTTGGAGTAGTTGTGCGTCCCCGCGAGGTGCGAGACGTGGGTCCCGACGTAGGGGCTTGCCGGGCTACCCGCTGTGTCCTTGAAGGTAGCGCTGGTCAGCGCGCTGTTGGCCGAGCCGTGGCACTTCTCGCAGGTGGGGAGCGTGGTGGAGACCCCCCAGTTGCGCGTCGCGCGCCCGTGGCAGGCGCTGGTGGAGCAGGTGCCGTACCCTTCGCCCGGGGCGTTCTCCAGGGGCTGTGAGTAGGTGGTGCCGGCCCCCTTTTCGGTGAAGGCCAGGTTGATGGTCCCGTTGGCGTGGGAGGTGCCGGTGCTGCTTGCCGTGTTGCCGGCGCCGTGGCAGACCGAGCAGCTGTAGACGCTGTCGACCGTGTGCCGCTTGTGGCTTCCCAGGTTCAGGTCGGCCTCGGTCTCCTGCAGGGCTGCCATGTTGCTGTGGCAGCTGCCGCAGCTAAGCGTGCCGTTGGCGCCCCAGGCGGGATTTCCGAACACGGTGGCCTGGCCGTTGCCGCTTGCCCCCTGGACGTTGCTGTGGCAGTAGGTGGCGCAGCTTTTGTCCGCCTCGCTGTAGCTGCCACCGACCTTGAACTCGACCTCGCGGACGCGGTTCAGGTGGTTCGAGGAGTAGTCGCGCATCTTGGCTGCAACACCGCTGTCGACGGTCGAGTTGTGGCAGTTGGCGCAACCGGTCGAGTCGGTCATAGAGGCGGTGTGCTTCTCGTGGCTGTTGGCAGTCTTCAGGGTGCCGTCGTACTTGTTGGCGTAGTTAGGCGCCCCTGCGGCGCTCGTCCAGGTAGCATCGGCGGTTCTGCCGTGGCAGCCGTTGCAGGAGAGCTTGGCGTCGCCGCGCCAGTTCTTCGAGCCGGTCATGCTGGCGAAGACCGGTGTGGCCTGGCCGGAGCTGTGGCAGTAGACGTTGGAGCAGATGCCGGAAGAGGTCACGTAGTTGGCGCTTCCCCCAGCCTTCACGCCGGAGTAGTCCTTGAAGCTGTTGGAGTGGACGGTGCCGGTGATCGCGGTGTTGCTGGCAAGCGAAACGGTCTTCGCGTGGCACTCGGCGCACATGAGGTTGTTGCCGCGTCCCATGGTCGTGTCGTTGTCCATGTGGGCTGAGTGTTTCCCGGTCGAGATGGCGACCGTGCCGAGCCCTGCCGGGCCGCCGTGGCAGCCGCTGCAGTTTTCCGGCATGCTCCCGCCCCACACCGGGGTCGCGGTCTGCTGGCCGTTTCCGTTGCTATGGCAGGAGTTGGAGCAGGTGCCGCCGTAGGTCCCGATCGGGTGCTTCTCCAGCGGAGAGAGCGAATAGTTGGAAACGTCCACCTTGGTGTTGGCGTGGGAGAGGCCGCCGGAAACGCCGCTGACCGCGCCGGCGTGGCACGCGTCGCAGCCGGTCCCGGGGAGGCCCAGGTGCTTGTCGTGGCTGCCGGTCGCGGGGGCGCCGGTGGCGGTGAAGGCGCCGGCGCCGCGGTGGCAGGAGGCGCAGCCGGAGTTGTTGCCCCAAACCGGCGACTGGATCGGCAGCGGACCGTAGGGGTCGGCGTGGCAGGAGGCGGAGGAGCATGTCCCGGTGTAGGTTCCCGGCGCGTGCTTTTGCACCGGCGAGCCGGAGTAGTCGTTGGCGACCTCTACGGTCCCGTTGGCGTGGGTGAGCCCGCCGCTTGCGTTTTTCACCGCACCGTCGTGGCACTGGTTGCAGGCCGAGCCGGCCAGCGCCATGTGCTTGCCGTGGCTCCCCGTGTCGGGCGCGCCGCTGGCCAGGAAGGTGCCGGCGTTGTTGTGGCAGGCGCCGCAGCCGGCGCTTTGCCCCCACTGCGGGGACGGAGTGGACTGCGTGCCGTAGGGGCTCGCGTGGCAGGAGGCGTTGGAGCAACTGCCGTAGCCGTTGCCCGGGGTGCCGGCCTTGTCGTAGCCCCCAAGGGCCACGTCGATGCTGCCGTCCACGTGGGTGCTAGCACTGTAGCTCGTCGCCGAGGCGCTCGCGTGGCAGGCGCCGCAGTCGCTGTTGGAAGCGAGGTGGCGGGCGTGGCTGCCGGAGGAAAGCGCGCTCGTCTTGTGGCAGGTGTTGCATGCGCCGCTGGCCTGGTCGCTCCAGGCCGGCGAGGTGTAGTCGCCGGCTGTAAGCGGGCCGCCCGTGGTGCTTTGCCCGGAGCTGTGGCAGTACAGGTTGGAGCAGCTCCCCACGACCCTCGTGGCGGACTGGCTGGGGAGGTAGGCGAAGTTGGACCCGGCATAGGAGCCGACGGTCACCATGATGTTCCGCCCTGCGCTGGTGGCGTGCTGGAACGGCTTCGCTTCCTGGGTGTGGTCGGTATGGCACTTGGCGCAGACGGAGAGCTCGCTGCCGTACAGCTCCAGGTGCTTAGTATGTGCGTAACTGTCGGGAACGGCCTTGTGGCAGGTCCCGCAGGAGGTGCCGGAAGGCTGATCCAGAACCGGCGAGGCCCATTCCGGGGTCGCCGTCTCGAAGTGGCAGTTGACGTTGGAGCAGGTCCCGAGGGTTGCCGGGGGAACGGAGGTCTGATTGAAGAACCCCCTGCTGTAGCTCGCGCCGGGGTGGCCGTTCAGGTTCTGCTGCACCTGGATGACGCCGTCGCGATGCCCGGTGCTGGTCACCTGCGCCCCGTGACACTTGGCGCAACTGTCGGCCGTGCCCCCTGCATGGGTCTGGTGGTTGCCCCGAAACGCGCCGCTCTCCGGATCGCGCTGCCCCGTCAGAGAGTCGAGCGGAGGCATGGTATGGCAATCGTCGCATTTAAGATCGTATTGCGGCGCGGCCAGCGCCAGCGATGCAGTGAACATCACAACACCGAACAGCACCAAAGCAAGGATCGTTCGGAGGTTGCCATATCCATGTCTGCGGTAGCTCTTCATTTTAAGCTCCTTCTCTAACCCTCGGATCTATAACTGAACCAGCTTATTTCCGGCGGGGGGGGAAATCCCCCCGCCGGAAGCCTGTAACATGTTTCGTTCTGCTGGGTAAAGCGTCTTCTTACCGCCTGATGCAGGCAGTTACTACCTTTCGATGCTCCACTGCGGGCTCGGCCTGAAGTGGCAGCTCACGTTGAAGCAGCTGCCGGACTTGTTCACCCCGCCGGAAACAAGCTGGGCGGAGGTGTAGCTTACCAGGGCCTCGTCGCTGAAGCGGTACTGCGGGTCGACCTTCACGGTCACGTTCTGGACGAAATCCCTGACCGGAAGCGCCCTGTTGTGGCCGGCCTGTCCCTCGAAGTGGCAGGGGAGGCAGTTGGCCCAACCCTCGGAGGGGTTGGCGTCCTTCTTGATGTGCGCCGCAACCACGTGCGCACCGCCGCCGCCGGAGTAGTCTTCGAACTTGGCGGAAGACCAGTTACCCTGTACCGCGAAGGAGACCGCGAAGTTGGTCTTCCTCGGAGCCGGCGGGTAGCCGTGGCAGGCGTCGCAAGCGCCGTTGGCCATAAACGCGAGGCCGGTGGACGGGTTGTGGGCGTGGCAGTCGAGGCAGTTTTTGGTGGATTCGACGTGGGTTGCGCCGGTGCCGTCCTTCTTGAAGTACTGGGTCGCGGTGTGGCAGACCTGGCAGACGCCGGTGTTGGCGCCGTTGGCGAAGGTGTTGTTGCCGGTGAAGCTCACTGCGGTGCCGTTGATCGTGCCGTTCACCATCATGTTGTTGGCGGTACCGTGCGCGTTGTGGCAGTCGGCGCACTTGGAACCCAGGCCGGAAGCCTGGTGCACTTTAACGCCGAGCTTGAAGCCGGTGACCTTCCCTGCGTCGGTGTGGCAGTAGTTACATTCCTGGTTCTCGGAACCGGTCAGGGTGGCAAGCAGGCGCTTGTCGCCGGCTACGCCGTTGATGTGGCCGGAGTTGGCGTCGTGGCAAGAGGAGCAGGAGACGCCGGCCTTGCCGTGACCCTTGGTCGCTGCCAGGGTCTTGTCAGGAGCGGTGAGCGTGCCGATGACGGAGAGCTCGCCGCCTGCGGTGCTGTGGCAGCTTTCGCAGGAAACGCGCCCTGCGGTCCAGTTGGTGCTCTGCTTGTGGCAGCTGGAGCAGGTGCCGACCTTGTTGTAGCCGATGGCGAGGTTGACCAGGCCGTCGGCGTGGCTTGCCGCGGTGTTAGGCGTATGGCAGCCGGAGCAGGAGGTGGCCGCGGCGCCGTTCATCCCCGGGCCGTAGCTAGCCGTGAAGTGGGCGGAGTGGGCGTTGCTGGAAACCAGGCCGTTCACCGTGGTGGAAAGGGCCTTGTGGCAGGTACCGCAGGCGCCGGAAGCGGCGTCGGTCCATTTCGGGGTCCCGGTAAGGTGGCAGGAGGTGGCGCAGTTCTTGGTGTCGGTCGCGAAGCTGTTCACCTTCACGCCGGCAACCTCGACGATTGCGTCGCCGTGCAGGGCCTTGTTGGCTAAGGTGCTGCTCCCGGTGACGGTCTGCGCGTGGCAGGTGTCGCAGGAGTAACCCTTGCTGGCGACGTGAGCCGCGTGGGCGTTGGTGGTAAGGGTTGCGGCGTCGCCGTGGCAGCCGGCGCAGCCAAGAGACTGACCCCATTTTGCGGCGCCTACGCCGGCGATTTTGCCGCCGCCGTCGTGGCAGGATACCGCGGAGCAGCTGTTCCCTACGATGCTGAAGCTCTTGCCGTTGCCGGCCGCTACGCTGCGGGTGCCGTCGGTGTGCGGAGCCCCGGCCTTGATGCTCAGGCCGTCGGTGGTGGTGTCGACGTGGCAGTTCTGGCAGCTTTCCGCCCCGAAGACGTGGTTTGCGTGGCTGTTCGCGCGCGGCTGGTCCGCCCCGGCGTTCGCGTAGTTAGGCTCGCCCGCGATAGAAGCGAAGGCAGGCGCCGCGTCGGAACCGTGGCAGCTTTTGCAGCTGAGCGCCTCGGTCTGGGTCCAGGTCACGCTCTTCTGGGTCCCCTTGCCGTCGCTGTGGCAGTAGGAGGTGGAGCAGGTCCCCGCAACCGGGGTACCCACGTGGGCGCCCGCCACGTCCTTGTTCCTGTTGGCGTGGTTTGCGAAGGTGCCGATGGTGCTGTTGTCGGTCACGGTGGCGGAGTGGCACTCCACGCAGCCGTAGTTGGTCCCGAGGAAGCCGGCGTTGTTCACGTGCTTCGCGTGCTTGCCGGAGAGGGTGTTGCTGGTCGCGTCGCCGTGGCAGCCGGCGCAGTCAAGGGCAGCGCCCCAGGTCGGCGGGGTGTAGCTACCCTGGCCGTTGCTGTGGCAGTAGACGTTGGAGCACTTGTTGCCGGCGAAGGAGCCGCCGTCGGTGAAGCTGACTTCGATCGCGCGGCCGGCGCTGGTTGCGTGGCTGAACGGCTTGGCCTGCGCGGTGTGGTCGGTATGGCAGTTGACGCAGGAGCCGGTGCCGGTGCCGAAGTAGGCGGCGTGCTTGCTCCCCAGCGTCGGGTGGTTGCCGGAGGCGGGAGCGACGTCGTGGCAGGCGGAGCAGTCGCCCGGGGCCTGGAACGGTGCGGAACCCCAGGCCGGGGTCGCCTTCAGGTTGCCCTTGCCGTCACTGTGGCAGGCCACGGTGGAGCAGGTACCCATCGGGTTCGGCGGCACCGAGGTCTGGTTCACGAAACCGGCCGCGATCTTCCTGGAATAGCCGATGCCGTCGGCAAGCTCGATGGTCTTGTTCCTGTGACCCATGGCGTAGCCACTCGCGTCGCCGTGGCACTTGGCGCAGGAATTGACCGCTGCCGAAGCGTGCCCCTGGTGGTTGCCGGGGATGGCGCCCGTGTAGGGGTTCTTCTTGGCGGTGCCGGAATCAAGCGGCGGCATCTGGTGGCAGAAGGTACAGTCATAGCTGTACTGCGAGGCAGCCTGTGCCTGTCCGGCACCAAGCGCCATCAGTGTCAGCACCAGAAGTGCCAGCACCGATAAACATCGTCCTCCATACTTAGATAACATCTTTTCCTCCTCTGTAAGGATGCGTTCCTTTGTTGCTAGTTTTATTGTTCAAGCTGAATCGGCATCAGATCCAGAAACTTGACCTATCTTTCGCTGCTCCACCTGACCGACGGGCTCATGTGGCAGGCGATGTTGAAGCAGCTTCCGGTGGCGTTCGGCTCGGCGTTGGTGAGCTTCGCGCCGGTGTACACCGTGAAGCTGTCGGCAAAGCGCAGGCTGTTGTCCACCAGCACGGTGACGTTGTCGATGTGGTCTTTAACCGGTGTGGTCATCTTATGGTACGGCGTGGAGCCGGTGGCACCCGCGTTGTGGCACACCGTACAGTTGGTCCACCCTTCCGACGCCTTGGCGAACGGCGAGATGTGCGCAGCCACCAAGTGGGCCCCGCCGCCGCCGGAGTAGTCCTCGAAACGAGCGCTGGACCAGTTGTTCATCCTGCCAAAGAGCACGGCGCTAGCGGTGCGCTTCGGTGCCGGCGGGTAGCCGTGGCAGGCGTCGCAGGTGCCAAGCGGCACGAAGGCGGCACGGGTGGCATCATGCTTGTGACACGTGAGGCAGCCGGTGGTGGGGTGCCCCCCACTTTCCGGTACTCCTGCCTGGTAGTGCGCGGTCTTGGTGTGGCACACCTGACAAAGACCCATGTTGGTGGTCAGGTCGACGAAACCGGTGCCGGCGTCGGTATAGGTGATGCTCTTGCCGTTGATCACGGTCCTGATCTGGGAGAGGTTGCTGGTGCCGTGCGGATCGTGGCAGGTGGTACACGCCATGGTGGCATCTCCGCCCTTAACGGTCACGTGGCTGGCCATGTTGAGGTGGTTTTCCTGCACCACCGCGGCGTCGTTGTGGCAATAGCTGCACTGAGCGTTGGGGCTGACGGTGAGCGGAGCTATCAGCCTGCCGGCGCCGCCGATGTGGCGCTGGTTCCTATCGTGGCAGGAGAGACATCCCTTCCCTGCAGCGCCGTGGCCGCTGGTGGCGGCGAGCCCCTTGTCCTGGGCGGTTTTGCCATTGATCACCGAGAGGGCGCCTGTATGGCAGCTCTCGCATGTCACCGCGCCGGAGGTCCAGCTTACCCGCTGCTGATGGCATGGGGTGCAGCTGCCGGTCCCGGAGCTCAAGTAACCAAGACCGGTATTGATATCGACGAGGCCGTTTGCGTGGGCCGCACTGAGGTCCCCGCTGTAGCTATGGCAGGCCTGGCAGCTCGTCACGGAGGTCTGCGTTAGCATCGGCCCGTAGGAGGTGGCCGAACTTGAGAAGTGTGCAAAGTGGGCGCCGCTGGCAATAAGGGCGCTCCCCGAAGACGGCAAGGTGGCGTGGCAGGTACCGCAGGCGCCGGTGCTGGCTACGCCCCACTGCGGAGTGGCTGCGAGGTGGCAGGCGGTGGTGCAGGTCTTGTTGCTGCTCATCACGGCAAGCCTTGAGCCGCTCACTTCCACGGCGCTGTCCATGTGCGCCCCGTTTGCAACCAAAGTTGTATTGCTTTGTGCCGTGGCGGAGTGGCAATCGGCGCAGCCTGCTCCTTTTTGAAGGTGCTTGGCATGCGACCCGGAGGCGAGGGTGGAGGAGTCGCCGTGGCACCCGATGCAGCCGAGGGCGGTCCCCCAACTGACCGGCGCCGCGTTGCTGAGGATACCGCTGCCGCTGTGGCAGTTGATGTTAGAGCAGGTCCCGCCGGTGGAGAGGTACTGGTAGGTGAAGGATGCACCCGGCCCGGCGGTGACGTCATACACCCCATTCTCGTGGTTGGCCGTGTTGGTAACGGTGGTTCCGGTCGAGGTCGTCCCGAAGTGGCATTTGTCACAACTGAAATTATGGCTGCCGTGGCTGTTCGCCTTGGGGCTGCCGTTGGGGTAGTTCGGGGGGAAACCATGACAACCGTCGCACCGTAGATCAAGAACGTTGTTCATGTGCACCGAGGGGCTCGTGTTGTGGCACTTACTGCAGTCGGTGCTGCTGCTGTGTGTATTACCGGGATTGAACCACTGAGTAACAGTCGGCGGGTACCCGTGACAGCTATCGCAGGACGCCGTAAAGGAAGCTCTGGGGCTATTGTGGGCATGGCATTTGTTGCAAACCTTGGGATCTGTGCTTGCGTGCTCCGGAACGGAAGCAGGCGGGGTGTGGCAACCCTCACAGACACCGTTACCGGAACCGTTCTTGTACTCCAGGCGGCTGCCGGTATAGCGGAAGAATACTTGGCTAGTGCTCCCGGGCATATAGCGACGGATAAGTTTGATGTTGCGACCCTGCGCAGCAGTCGGGTCCTTGGGATCGTACTCAACGTGGGCGCCATGGCAGTCGAGGCACTGGATGTCCTGGCCCTTCCCGTTGTGATTCATCTTGCCTGTGTGACAGTTAGTGCAGATGTTTATGGAATCAGGGGCTCCGGGGTCAACTTTTGCTCCGCGCGGGTTGGTGCGCAGGAGATTGCCGTCCCCGGAACTGAGGTTCTTGAAGCCGTTCACGTAGTTGGAGCTGCGTGAATCCGCGGAGTGCACTCCGTGACAGGTCGAACAAAGGATTTTGCCGTCGGCGCTGAACCTGCTTCCGAGGTCAGAGGTCGGATTGGCGGGATTCGCGTTCACCGGGGTCATGCCGACAAAGTTCGCAGGGGAAGCTTTCACTGCGGCGCTATATCCGATGAAAACAGGGTGGGTGCCTGTTGCGGCGGTTGTTGCAGCACGTGACCGGTGGCAATCCAGACACATCTGGTCAGCGTAATTGGCGATACGGAGGAACCTCTTGTTGGTATTCAGATGCGGGTTGTGACAGTTCGCACAGGAGAGCTGGGTCCCGGTGTAGCCCTGTACCTGAACCATAGCCCCTGCAGATGGCGGTTGGGCGCCGGCACCGGGATTCACGATACTCCCCCCCCACCGGTGCGAGGTGTTGGCCTGGTCGGCATCGCTGAACTTGTAAACAGAGGAACCGGTCGCACTGTGACAGTTCAGACAGGTGCCGTTGAACAGGTTACTGTCCGGAGGCGCCGTCGAGTTATGACACGTTATGCA from Citrifermentans bremense harbors:
- a CDS encoding CxxxxCH/CxxCH domain c-type cytochrome, which encodes MNNVLDLRCDGCHGFPPNYPNGSPKANSHGSHNFSCDKCHFGTTSTGTTVTNTANHENGVYDVTAGPGASFTYQYLSTGGTCSNINCHSGSGILSNAAPVSWGTALGCIGCHGDSSTLASGSHAKHLQKGAGCADCHSATAQSNTTLVANGAHMDSAVEVSGSRLAVMSSNKTCTTACHLAATPQWGVASTGACGTCHATLPSSGSALIASGAHFAHFSSSATSYGPMLTQTSVTSCQACHSYSGDLSAAHANGLVDINTGLGYLSSGTGSCTPCHQQRVSWTSGAVTCESCHTGALSVINGKTAQDKGLAATSGHGAAGKGCLSCHDRNQRHIGGAGRLIAPLTVSPNAQCSYCHNDAAVVQENHLNMASHVTVKGGDATMACTTCHDPHGTSNLSQIRTVINGKSITYTDAGTGFVDLTTNMGLCQVCHTKTAHYQAGVPESGGHPTTGCLTCHKHDATRAAFVPLGTCDACHGYPPAPKRTASAVLFGRMNNWSSARFEDYSGGGGAHLVAAHISPFAKASEGWTNCTVCHNAGATGSTPYHKMTTPVKDHIDNVTVLVDNSLRFADSFTVYTGAKLTNAEPNATGSCFNIACHMSPSVRWSSER
- a CDS encoding CxxxxCH/CxxCH domain c-type cytochrome; translated protein: MLSKYGGRCLSVLALLVLTLMALGAGQAQAASQYSYDCTFCHQMPPLDSGTAKKNPYTGAIPGNHQGHASAAVNSCAKCHGDASGYAMGHRNKTIELADGIGYSRKIAAGFVNQTSVPPNPMGTCSTVACHSDGKGNLKATPAWGSAPFQAPGDCSACHDVAPASGNHPTLGSKHAAYFGTGTGSCVNCHTDHTAQAKPFSHATSAGRAIEVSFTDGGSFAGNKCSNVYCHSNGQGSYTPPTWGAALDCAGCHGDATSNTLSGKHAKHVNNAGFLGTNYGCVECHSATVTDNSTIGTFANHANRNKDVAGAHVGTPVAGTCSTSYCHSDGKGTQKSVTWTQTEALSCKSCHGSDAAPAFASIAGEPNYANAGADQPRANSHANHVFGAESCQNCHVDTTTDGLSIKAGAPHTDGTRSVAAGNGKSFSIVGNSCSAVSCHDGGGKIAGVGAAKWGQSLGCAGCHGDAATLTTNAHAAHVASKGYSCDTCHAQTVTGSSTLANKALHGDAIVEVAGVKVNSFATDTKNCATSCHLTGTPKWTDAASGACGTCHKALSTTVNGLVSSNAHSAHFTASYGPGMNGAAATSCSGCHTPNTAASHADGLVNLAIGYNKVGTCSSCHKQSTNWTAGRVSCESCHSTAGGELSVIGTLTAPDKTLAATKGHGKAGVSCSSCHDANSGHINGVAGDKRLLATLTGSENQECNYCHTDAGKVTGFKLGVKVHQASGLGSKCADCHNAHGTANNMMVNGTINGTAVSFTGNNTFANGANTGVCQVCHTATQYFKKDGTGATHVESTKNCLDCHAHNPSTGLAFMANGACDACHGYPPAPRKTNFAVSFAVQGNWSSAKFEDYSGGGGAHVVAAHIKKDANPSEGWANCLPCHFEGQAGHNRALPVRDFVQNVTVKVDPQYRFSDEALVSYTSAQLVSGGVNKSGSCFNVSCHFRPSPQWSIER
- a CDS encoding CxxxxCH/CxxCH domain c-type cytochrome, with protein sequence MKSYRRHGYGNLRTILALVLFGVVMFTASLALAAPQYDLKCDDCHTMPPLDSLTGQRDPESGAFRGNHQTHAGGTADSCAKCHGAQVTSTGHRDGVIQVQQNLNGHPGASYSRGFFNQTSVPPATLGTCSNVNCHFETATPEWASPVLDQPSGTSCGTCHKAVPDSYAHTKHLELYGSELSVCAKCHTDHTQEAKPFQHATSAGRNIMVTVGSYAGSNFAYLPSQSATRVVGSCSNLYCHSSGQSTTGGPLTAGDYTSPAWSDQASGACNTCHKTSALSSGSHARHLASNSDCGACHASASATSYSASTHVDGSIDVALGGYDKAGTPGNGYGSCSNASCHASPYGTQSTPSPQWGQSAGCGACHNNAGTFLASGAPDTGSHGKHMALAGSACNQCHDGAVKNASGGLTHANGTVEVANDYSGSPVQKHAPGTYTGTCSSASCHADPYGPLPIQSPVWGNNSGCASCHRGAGAFTATGAPATGSHDKHLGLPGTGCDACHAGAVSGVSGGLSHANTKVDVSNYSLSPLEKHPIGTYGGTCSNSCHSNGNGQQTATPVWGGSMPENCSGCHGGPAGLGTVAISTGKHSAHMDNDTTMGRGNNLMCAECHAKTVSLASNTAITGTVHSNSFKDYSGVKAGGSANYVTSSGICSNVYCHSSGQATPVFASMTGSKNWRGDAKLSCNGCHGRTADATWTSAAGAPNYANKYDGTLKTANSHEKHTASMTDSTGCANCHNSTVDSGVAAKMRDYSSNHLNRVREVEFKVGGSYSEADKSCATYCHSNVQGASGNGQATVFGNPAWGANGTLSCGSCHSNMAALQETEADLNLGSHKRHTVDSVYSCSVCHGAGNTASSTGTSHANGTINLAFTEKGAGTTYSQPLENAPGEGYGTCSTSACHGRATRNWGVSTTLPTCEKCHGSANSALTSATFKDTAGSPASPYVGTHVSHLAGTHNYSNPITCDQCHAVPATVDAAGHMDGLPATLTWGSTATHPSYAGGVEGAAMVPEYVPATRTCNNTYCHAGIRKTSDGTAQGTGSSPSWNDPAYLGGTGCAKCHMNPPAYPHSASTNCSACHNHVAQSNVAFVDKSKHLNGKVEVTVDDCLGCHSSVTACNPSDPTCINKELIGAHKFHTDAELFLAGKKLSAGDFIDTSWIYGIEYKDGFPKYGCGFCHPMDSGTHKNATVELDLDPSHSLAGTVKTKNKAGGPWVTSYTMGSSVVCSNVYCHSNGFVSETTQQYQFQTTPDWYAVDPWAGVDKCAQCHGNSPNTGGKEGSAAHARHVVGNHYNDIFDGYSARIAVAGAPGSGAAHGDPATSTTFNCNLCHNATVAVSYNDKGSVCSSCHVTAGSAPLKGNMQVLATSQSHINGDVDVVFMSPFNVKSKAQLRMGVEAVQSVYTSWTRVNGYKTATSYDLARSTPSYVGGTCSTVACHNGTQMEWRTKGPLACAACHTGLPQ